A genomic window from Euwallacea fornicatus isolate EFF26 chromosome 30, ASM4011564v1, whole genome shotgun sequence includes:
- the Ptp10D gene encoding tyrosine-protein phosphatase 10D isoform X8, whose product MTEFTCILCVAIIIPALVKFASAAELVIHIPGSLGQEGVVYRLDYYPPFGYPAPNTTIASKDIRDVIKFSQALPGTKYDFWLYYSNATHNTLTWTANFTTVPDPPSGLSVYVKGGKHAVVSWSPPAQGSYTSFKLKINPLVHIPELKPYQRFRLRWEIKSITIDNIDNTQYALKDLVAGATYQVQAFTVFENKESAAYTSRNFTTKPNTPGKFIVWFRNETTLLVLWQPPYPPGVYSHYKVSIDPPDANDSTLYVEKEGEPPGPAQAAFKGLIPGRAYNISVQTMSEDEISAPTSALYRTVPLKPGKISFDKDKITTNSFMVHWEPPTGKSEFDKYQISLGTLRKPPPVPRSKDEPTNWEFRDNLEPGKTYSVVVKTVSGKVTSWPVTGEVTLEPLPVSQLHSTLDDKSGILTISWKPHPDSTQDSFLVSYHEVESTIGDSNTVTTNQTKIELETLLPGRNYSVTVQAVSKDIQSKEEAIYLATKPSAPIIEDLKPMVDGLNISWKSDVNSKQDKYEILWIRNDTNEMERRSSYDSKIILSNLYPGAGYLVKIYAISHGLKSEPHEYFQPVFPKPPKNMSIEKTTTNSVIVQWQSPVDSLITEYSIRYKTGSDNQWVRLPAVQNTEAEVTDMTPGEKYTIQVNTVSYGLESNEPQQLNHTVRPNPVSNIAPLVDSNNVTLEWPRPEGRVETYIVRWWLATNPSEVNKSIVSQSQNGTGPVRLLVGDLMPGEEYVFDIQAISNDLESDITILRTRTMPLIQSEVVVVNNQVSTDSIGLRYTPTPQTSSKFDLYRFSLSEPNIPDQEKAANDSDRLVTFTDLIPGRLYNITVWTVSQTVTSQPLQRQDRLFPEPITGINATYISDTEITLTWAFPRGEYNAFEVQYINAEGGFMQNLTLHNSIVISDLKPHRNYTFTVIVRSGTESSILRRSLPVSESFTTKESVPGKVEKFEPIDIQPSDVVFEWSLPTSEQNGVIRKFTITYGLEGSSHVLFKDFAAYEFGGTIKQLQPGKTYVFKIQAETKVGFGPASIWKQRMPILAPPKPSMQVVPTEVCKSSTTIQIRFRKNYFSEANGPIVFYAIIVAEDDSKNASGLEMPSWRDVQAYSVWPPYQVMEPYYPFFNNSVEDFTIGSETCDIRHVGYCNGPLKSGSTYKVKIRAFTAPDKFTDTSYSFPIQTVVGLLRVEDQDNTPIILGVVIPIILICLLFVMIIFIRRRRSAGRKGMVEARNNDNTSLNDSVVETSRPVRIDNFANHYRIMSADSDFRKEWTMLTKFSEEFEELKHIGRDQPCTAADLPCNRPKNRFTNILPYDHSRFKLQPVDDEEGSDYINANYVPGFNSPREFLVTQGPLHSTRDDFWRMVWESNSRAIIMLTRCVEKGREKCDHYWPYDTLPVYYGDISVQILNETRYPDWNISEFMVCRGEQQRVVRHFHFSTWPDFGVPNPPHTLVRFVRAFRERVPPDQRPVVVHCSAGVGRSGTLICLDRILQQIQTSDYVDIFGIVYLMRKERVWMVQTEQQYICIHQCLLTVLEGKELTTSPREIHENQGFEDDEGIAESGM is encoded by the exons ATGACCGAATTTACCTGTATTTTATGTGTTGCAATAATTATTCCTGCTTTGGTGAAG TTCGCTTCAGCTGCTGAACTAGTTATCCATATTCCTGGCAGTCTGGGCCAAGAAGGAGTGGTCTATCGCCTGGATTACTACCCTCCTTTTGGGTACCCTGCACCAAACACCACCATCGCTTCAAAAGACATCCGAGATGTCATTAAGTTCTCTCAAGCTCTACCAGGGACCAAATACGACTTTTGGCTGTACTACTCAAACGCAACTCACAATACTCTCACATGGACTGCGAATTTCACCACCG TGCCTGATCCACCTTCGGGCCTTTCAGTCTATGTGAAAGGGGGCAAACACGCCGTAGTATCCTGGTCGCCCCCGGCCCAAGGCAGCTATACaagtttcaaattgaaaattaatcctTTAGTACATATTCCGG AATTAAAACCATATCAACGGTTCCGATTAAGGTGGG aaaTCAAATCAATCACCATAGACAACATCGACAATACTCAATACGCCTTAAAAGATTTAGTCGCTGGCGCTACATATCAAGTGCAGGCGTTTACTGTTTTCGAAAATAAGGAAAGTGCGGCCTACACTTCGAGAAATTTCACAACCA AGCCGAATACTCCGGGCAAATTCATAGTATGGTTCCGAAACGAGACGACTCTTCTAGTACTGTGGCAGCCCCCTTACCCTCCAGGCGTCTATAGCCATTATAAAGTCTCTATAGATCCTCCGGACGCCAATGATTCGACTTTGTACGTGGAGAAGGAAGGAGAACCTCCGGGTCCTGCTCAGGCAGCTTTTAAGGGTCTCATTCCAG GCCGCGCCTACAACATTTCCGTCCAGACCATGTCCGAAGACGAAATTTCCGCCCCTACTAGTGCCCTTTATCGCACTGTGCCTCTCAAACCTGGAAAAATCAGTTTCGACAAAGACAAGATCACTACGAATTCGTTTATGGTTCATTGGGAACCGCCAACaggaaaaag CGAGTTtgataaatatcaaatatctCTGGGAACCCTACGGAAGCCTCCACCAGTGCCAAGATCGAAAGATGAGCCCACTAATTGGGAGTTCCGGGACAATCTCGAACCGGGAAAAACTTATTCGGTTGTAGTAAAGACAGTTTCGGGAAAAGTCACTTCGTGGCCGGTAACAGGAGAAGTCACTCTTG AGCCTCTCCCCGTGAGCCAACTTCATTCCACCTTAGACGACAAGTCTggaatattaacaatttcttGGAAACCTCATCCTGACAGTACTCAAGATAGTTTTCTGGTTTCTTACCACGAAGTGGAGAGCACTATAGGTGATAGCAACACAGTAACAACAAATCAAACTAAAATCGAGCTGGAAACCCTGTTGCCTGGAAGAAACTATTCGGTAACAGTTCAGGCAGTTTCAAAGGATATTCAATCGAAAGAAGAGGCTATTTACTTAGCCACTAAGCCTAGTGCTCCTATTATCGAGGACTTGAAGCCAATG GTGGATGGGTTGAACATTAGCTGGAAATCCGACGTAAATTCGAAACAGGACAAATACGAGATTTTGTGGATTAGGAACGACACGAATGAAATGGAAAGGAGGTCTTCGTATGattctaaaattattcttaGCAATTTGTATCCGGGGGCCGGGTATTTGGTGAAGATTTATGCTATTTCTCATGGGTTAAAAAGCGAGCCACACGAATATTTCCAGCCAGTTT ttccGAAACCACCAAAAAACATGTCAATCGAGAAAACCACCACCAATTCAGTAATAGTTCAATGGCAATCTCCAGTTGATTCTTTGATAACCGAGTATTCCATCCGATATAAGACTGGATCAGACAATCAATGGGTCAG ATTGCCAGCGGTGCAAAATACCGAGGCCGAAGTAACCGATATGACCCCGGGGGAAAAATACACTATACAAGTAAACACGGTGAGCTACGGTTTAGAGAGTAATGAACCGCAACAACTCAATCATACAGTGAG GCCCAATCCAGTATCCAATATTGCTCCTTTGGTTGATTCCAACAACGTAACTTTAGAGTGGCCGCGTCCTGAAGGGAGAGTCGAAACTTATATCGTCAG atgGTGGTTAGCAACCAATCCCTCTGAGGTGAACAAAAGCATTGTCAGTCAAAGCCAAAATGGAACCGGTCCTGTTAGGCTGCTAGTAGGAGACCTAATGCCTGGAGAAGAGTATGTTTTCGACATCCAGGCCATATCCAACGATCTGGAAAGTGACATTACTATACTGAGAACTCGGACCA TGCCTCTTATCCAATCCGAAGTGGTTGTGGTCAACAATCAAGTTTCCACCGACTCAATTGGCTTGCGTTACACTCCTACTCcacaaacttcttcaaaatttgatttgtacAGATTCTCGTTGTCCGAACCGAACATCCCCGACCAAGAAAAAGCCGCAAACGACTCTGATAGATTAGTTACTTTTACCGATTTAATTCCTGGAAG gtTGTACAATATAACTGTGTGGACGGTATCCCAGACAGTCACCAGCCAACCATTGCAAAGGCAGGACAGATTAT TTCCAGAACCAATAACTGGCATTAACGCCACCTATATCTCGGACACGGAGATAACCTTAACTTGGGCATTTCCCCGAGGCGAGTATAATGCGTTTGAAGTGCAATACATTAACGCCGAGGGGGGATTTATGCAGAATTTAACTCTACACAATTCCATCGTTATCAGCGATTTGAAGCCTCACAGAAACTACACCTTCACTGTAATTGTAAGGAGTGGTACTGAGTCGAGTATTTTAAGACg GTCTTTACCGGTATCAGAAAGTTTTACCACGAAGGAGTCGGTGCCGggcaaagttgaaaaatttgagCCTATAGACATTCAGCCCAGTGATGTCGTTTTTGAGTGGTCACTGCCGACTTCAGAGCAAAACGGCGTTATCAGAAAATTTACCATAACATATGGATTAGAG GGCTCTTCTCATGTGCTTTTTAAGGACTTCGCAGCGTACGAGTTCGGGGGAACCATTAAACAGCTGCAGCCAGGAAAGACttacgttttcaaaatacaagcGGAAACAAAG GTGGGTTTCGGTCCGGCATCAATATGGAAACAGCGCATGCCCATCCTGGCGCCTCCCAAACCGAGCATGCAAGTAGTTCCCACTGAGGTGTGCAAAAGCTCGACCACTATTCAAATCCGATTCAGAAAGAACTATTTCAGCGAAGCCAATGGACCG ATTGTATTCTACGCAATTATCGTGGCGGAAGACGATTCGAAAAACGCTTCCGGTTTAGAAATGCCCAGTTGGCGTGATGTCCAGGCGTACTCTGTATGGCCCCCGTATCAAGTCATGGAGCCTTATTATCcgtttttcaataattctGTGGAAGATTTTACCATCGGAAGTGAAACTTGCGATATACG ACACGTGGGCTATTGCAATGGACCCTTGAAATCAGGCTCGACTTACAAGGTTAAGATCAGAGCCTTTACAGCCCCAGATAAGTTTACTGATACTAGCTACAGCTTCCCAATACAGACAG TAGTAGGACTACTCAGGGTTGAAG ATCAAGACAACACTCCTATCATACTGGGCGTAGTGATCCCGATAATCCTCATCTGTCTGCTGTTTGTGATGATAATTTTCATAAGAAGGAGACGATCGGCGGGACGAAAGGGGATGGTGGAGGCTCGGAACAATGACAACACGTCACTGAATGATTCTGTAGTTGAAACTAGTCGACCGGTCAGAATCGATAATTTCGCTAATCACTACAGAATCATGTCAGCCGATTCAGACTTCAG GAAAGAATGGACAATGCTTACAAA GTTTAGTGAAGAATTCGAAGAGTTGAAGCACATAGGACGGGACCAACCTTGCACTGCAGCAGATTTACCTTGTAATCGTCCTAAAAATCGATTCACAAATATCTTGCCCTATGACCATTCAAGGTTTAAGTTGCAACCAGTAGACGATGAAGAAGGCTCGGATTATATCAATGCCAATTACGTGCCA ggATTCAATTCGCCAAGAGAATTCTTAGTTACTCAGGGACCCTTACATTCCACAAGAGACGACTTTTGGAGAATGGTTTGGGAGTCGAATTCACGGGCCATTATAATGTTAACAAG GTGTGTGGAAAAAGGAAGAGAAAAGTGCGACCATTACTGGCCTTATGACACCCTTCCCGTTTATTACGGCGATATTTCtgtccaaattttgaacgaaaCGCGCTATCCTGATTGGAATATCTCCGAATTTATGGTTTGCCGG GGCGAGCAACAAAGGGTAGTAAGACACTTCCACTTCAGCACATGGCCCGATTTTGGTGTCCCCAATCCACCCCACACGTTAGTTAGATTCGTGAGGGCGTTCAGGGAAAGAGTCCCTCCAGATCAACGACCTGTAGTCGTTCACTGCAG TGCGGGAGTTGGTAGATCCGGAACGTTAATCTGCCTGGACCGTATTTTGCAACAAATCCAAACTTCGGATTACGTTGACATCTTTGGAATCGTTTATCTCATGAGGAAGGAGCGAGTTTGGATGGTACAAACCGAGCAACAGTACATTTGCATTCATCAGTGCTTGCTTACGGTATTGGAAGGCAAGGAGCTGACAACTTCCCCTAGAGAAATACACGAGAATCAAGGATTCGAAG aTGACGAAGGAATAGCGGAGTCAGGTATGTGA
- the Ptp10D gene encoding tyrosine-protein phosphatase 10D isoform X2, translating to MTEFTCILCVAIIIPALVKFASAAELVIHIPGSLGQEGVVYRLDYYPPFGYPAPNTTIASKDIRDVIKFSQALPGTKYDFWLYYSNATHNTLTWTANFTTVPDPPSGLSVYVKGGKHAVVSWSPPAQGSYTSFKLKINPLVHIPELKPYQRFRLRWEIKSITIDNIDNTQYALKDLVAGATYQVQAFTVFENKESAAYTSRNFTTKPNTPGKFIVWFRNETTLLVLWQPPYPPGVYSHYKVSIDPPDANDSTLYVEKEGEPPGPAQAAFKGLIPGRAYNISVQTMSEDEISAPTSALYRTVPLKPGKISFDKDKITTNSFMVHWEPPTGKSEFDKYQISLGTLRKPPPVPRSKDEPTNWEFRDNLEPGKTYSVVVKTVSGKVTSWPVTGEVTLEPLPVSQLHSTLDDKSGILTISWKPHPDSTQDSFLVSYHEVESTIGDSNTVTTNQTKIELETLLPGRNYSVTVQAVSKDIQSKEEAIYLATKPSAPIIEDLKPMVDGLNISWKSDVNSKQDKYEILWIRNDTNEMERRSSYDSKIILSNLYPGAGYLVKIYAISHGLKSEPHEYFQPVFPKPPKNMSIEKTTTNSVIVQWQSPVDSLITEYSIRYKTGSDNQWVRLPAVQNTEAEVTDMTPGEKYTIQVNTVSYGLESNEPQQLNHTVRPNPVSNIAPLVDSNNVTLEWPRPEGRVETYIVRWWLATNPSEVNKSIVSQSQNGTGPVRLLVGDLMPGEEYVFDIQAISNDLESDITILRTRTMPLIQSEVVVVNNQVSTDSIGLRYTPTPQTSSKFDLYRFSLSEPNIPDQEKAANDSDRLVTFTDLIPGRLYNITVWTVSQTVTSQPLQRQDRLFPEPITGINATYISDTEITLTWAFPRGEYNAFEVQYINAEGGFMQNLTLHNSIVISDLKPHRNYTFTVIVRSGTESSILRRSLPVSESFTTKESVPGKVEKFEPIDIQPSDVVFEWSLPTSEQNGVIRKFTITYGLEGSSHVLFKDFAAYEFGGTIKQLQPGKTYVFKIQAETKVGFGPASIWKQRMPILAPPKPSMQVVPTEVCKSSTTIQIRFRKNYFSEANGPIVFYAIIVAEDDSKNASGLEMPSWRDVQAYSVWPPYQVMEPYYPFFNNSVEDFTIGSETCDIRHVGYCNGPLKSGSTYKVKIRAFTAPDKFTDTSYSFPIQTVGLLRVEDQDNTPIILGVVIPIILICLLFVMIIFIRRRRSAGRKGMVEARNNDNTSLNDSVVETSRPVRIDNFANHYRIMSADSDFRKEWTMLTKFSEEFEELKHIGRDQPCTAADLPCNRPKNRFTNILPYDHSRFKLQPVDDEEGSDYINANYVPGFNSPREFLVTQGPLHSTRDDFWRMVWESNSRAIIMLTRCVEKGREKCDHYWPYDTLPVYYGDISVQILNETRYPDWNISEFMVCRGEQQRVVRHFHFSTWPDFGVPNPPHTLVRFVRAFRERVPPDQRPVVVHCSAGVGRSGTLICLDRILQQIQTSDYVDIFGIVYLMRKERVWMVQTEQQYICIHQCLLTVLEGKELTTSPREIHENQGFEDMVWHLFSQCKKLVICGSGKGTAGVAPIPDGKGR from the exons ATGACCGAATTTACCTGTATTTTATGTGTTGCAATAATTATTCCTGCTTTGGTGAAG TTCGCTTCAGCTGCTGAACTAGTTATCCATATTCCTGGCAGTCTGGGCCAAGAAGGAGTGGTCTATCGCCTGGATTACTACCCTCCTTTTGGGTACCCTGCACCAAACACCACCATCGCTTCAAAAGACATCCGAGATGTCATTAAGTTCTCTCAAGCTCTACCAGGGACCAAATACGACTTTTGGCTGTACTACTCAAACGCAACTCACAATACTCTCACATGGACTGCGAATTTCACCACCG TGCCTGATCCACCTTCGGGCCTTTCAGTCTATGTGAAAGGGGGCAAACACGCCGTAGTATCCTGGTCGCCCCCGGCCCAAGGCAGCTATACaagtttcaaattgaaaattaatcctTTAGTACATATTCCGG AATTAAAACCATATCAACGGTTCCGATTAAGGTGGG aaaTCAAATCAATCACCATAGACAACATCGACAATACTCAATACGCCTTAAAAGATTTAGTCGCTGGCGCTACATATCAAGTGCAGGCGTTTACTGTTTTCGAAAATAAGGAAAGTGCGGCCTACACTTCGAGAAATTTCACAACCA AGCCGAATACTCCGGGCAAATTCATAGTATGGTTCCGAAACGAGACGACTCTTCTAGTACTGTGGCAGCCCCCTTACCCTCCAGGCGTCTATAGCCATTATAAAGTCTCTATAGATCCTCCGGACGCCAATGATTCGACTTTGTACGTGGAGAAGGAAGGAGAACCTCCGGGTCCTGCTCAGGCAGCTTTTAAGGGTCTCATTCCAG GCCGCGCCTACAACATTTCCGTCCAGACCATGTCCGAAGACGAAATTTCCGCCCCTACTAGTGCCCTTTATCGCACTGTGCCTCTCAAACCTGGAAAAATCAGTTTCGACAAAGACAAGATCACTACGAATTCGTTTATGGTTCATTGGGAACCGCCAACaggaaaaag CGAGTTtgataaatatcaaatatctCTGGGAACCCTACGGAAGCCTCCACCAGTGCCAAGATCGAAAGATGAGCCCACTAATTGGGAGTTCCGGGACAATCTCGAACCGGGAAAAACTTATTCGGTTGTAGTAAAGACAGTTTCGGGAAAAGTCACTTCGTGGCCGGTAACAGGAGAAGTCACTCTTG AGCCTCTCCCCGTGAGCCAACTTCATTCCACCTTAGACGACAAGTCTggaatattaacaatttcttGGAAACCTCATCCTGACAGTACTCAAGATAGTTTTCTGGTTTCTTACCACGAAGTGGAGAGCACTATAGGTGATAGCAACACAGTAACAACAAATCAAACTAAAATCGAGCTGGAAACCCTGTTGCCTGGAAGAAACTATTCGGTAACAGTTCAGGCAGTTTCAAAGGATATTCAATCGAAAGAAGAGGCTATTTACTTAGCCACTAAGCCTAGTGCTCCTATTATCGAGGACTTGAAGCCAATG GTGGATGGGTTGAACATTAGCTGGAAATCCGACGTAAATTCGAAACAGGACAAATACGAGATTTTGTGGATTAGGAACGACACGAATGAAATGGAAAGGAGGTCTTCGTATGattctaaaattattcttaGCAATTTGTATCCGGGGGCCGGGTATTTGGTGAAGATTTATGCTATTTCTCATGGGTTAAAAAGCGAGCCACACGAATATTTCCAGCCAGTTT ttccGAAACCACCAAAAAACATGTCAATCGAGAAAACCACCACCAATTCAGTAATAGTTCAATGGCAATCTCCAGTTGATTCTTTGATAACCGAGTATTCCATCCGATATAAGACTGGATCAGACAATCAATGGGTCAG ATTGCCAGCGGTGCAAAATACCGAGGCCGAAGTAACCGATATGACCCCGGGGGAAAAATACACTATACAAGTAAACACGGTGAGCTACGGTTTAGAGAGTAATGAACCGCAACAACTCAATCATACAGTGAG GCCCAATCCAGTATCCAATATTGCTCCTTTGGTTGATTCCAACAACGTAACTTTAGAGTGGCCGCGTCCTGAAGGGAGAGTCGAAACTTATATCGTCAG atgGTGGTTAGCAACCAATCCCTCTGAGGTGAACAAAAGCATTGTCAGTCAAAGCCAAAATGGAACCGGTCCTGTTAGGCTGCTAGTAGGAGACCTAATGCCTGGAGAAGAGTATGTTTTCGACATCCAGGCCATATCCAACGATCTGGAAAGTGACATTACTATACTGAGAACTCGGACCA TGCCTCTTATCCAATCCGAAGTGGTTGTGGTCAACAATCAAGTTTCCACCGACTCAATTGGCTTGCGTTACACTCCTACTCcacaaacttcttcaaaatttgatttgtacAGATTCTCGTTGTCCGAACCGAACATCCCCGACCAAGAAAAAGCCGCAAACGACTCTGATAGATTAGTTACTTTTACCGATTTAATTCCTGGAAG gtTGTACAATATAACTGTGTGGACGGTATCCCAGACAGTCACCAGCCAACCATTGCAAAGGCAGGACAGATTAT TTCCAGAACCAATAACTGGCATTAACGCCACCTATATCTCGGACACGGAGATAACCTTAACTTGGGCATTTCCCCGAGGCGAGTATAATGCGTTTGAAGTGCAATACATTAACGCCGAGGGGGGATTTATGCAGAATTTAACTCTACACAATTCCATCGTTATCAGCGATTTGAAGCCTCACAGAAACTACACCTTCACTGTAATTGTAAGGAGTGGTACTGAGTCGAGTATTTTAAGACg GTCTTTACCGGTATCAGAAAGTTTTACCACGAAGGAGTCGGTGCCGggcaaagttgaaaaatttgagCCTATAGACATTCAGCCCAGTGATGTCGTTTTTGAGTGGTCACTGCCGACTTCAGAGCAAAACGGCGTTATCAGAAAATTTACCATAACATATGGATTAGAG GGCTCTTCTCATGTGCTTTTTAAGGACTTCGCAGCGTACGAGTTCGGGGGAACCATTAAACAGCTGCAGCCAGGAAAGACttacgttttcaaaatacaagcGGAAACAAAG GTGGGTTTCGGTCCGGCATCAATATGGAAACAGCGCATGCCCATCCTGGCGCCTCCCAAACCGAGCATGCAAGTAGTTCCCACTGAGGTGTGCAAAAGCTCGACCACTATTCAAATCCGATTCAGAAAGAACTATTTCAGCGAAGCCAATGGACCG ATTGTATTCTACGCAATTATCGTGGCGGAAGACGATTCGAAAAACGCTTCCGGTTTAGAAATGCCCAGTTGGCGTGATGTCCAGGCGTACTCTGTATGGCCCCCGTATCAAGTCATGGAGCCTTATTATCcgtttttcaataattctGTGGAAGATTTTACCATCGGAAGTGAAACTTGCGATATACG ACACGTGGGCTATTGCAATGGACCCTTGAAATCAGGCTCGACTTACAAGGTTAAGATCAGAGCCTTTACAGCCCCAGATAAGTTTACTGATACTAGCTACAGCTTCCCAATACAGACAG TAGGACTACTCAGGGTTGAAG ATCAAGACAACACTCCTATCATACTGGGCGTAGTGATCCCGATAATCCTCATCTGTCTGCTGTTTGTGATGATAATTTTCATAAGAAGGAGACGATCGGCGGGACGAAAGGGGATGGTGGAGGCTCGGAACAATGACAACACGTCACTGAATGATTCTGTAGTTGAAACTAGTCGACCGGTCAGAATCGATAATTTCGCTAATCACTACAGAATCATGTCAGCCGATTCAGACTTCAG GAAAGAATGGACAATGCTTACAAA GTTTAGTGAAGAATTCGAAGAGTTGAAGCACATAGGACGGGACCAACCTTGCACTGCAGCAGATTTACCTTGTAATCGTCCTAAAAATCGATTCACAAATATCTTGCCCTATGACCATTCAAGGTTTAAGTTGCAACCAGTAGACGATGAAGAAGGCTCGGATTATATCAATGCCAATTACGTGCCA ggATTCAATTCGCCAAGAGAATTCTTAGTTACTCAGGGACCCTTACATTCCACAAGAGACGACTTTTGGAGAATGGTTTGGGAGTCGAATTCACGGGCCATTATAATGTTAACAAG GTGTGTGGAAAAAGGAAGAGAAAAGTGCGACCATTACTGGCCTTATGACACCCTTCCCGTTTATTACGGCGATATTTCtgtccaaattttgaacgaaaCGCGCTATCCTGATTGGAATATCTCCGAATTTATGGTTTGCCGG GGCGAGCAACAAAGGGTAGTAAGACACTTCCACTTCAGCACATGGCCCGATTTTGGTGTCCCCAATCCACCCCACACGTTAGTTAGATTCGTGAGGGCGTTCAGGGAAAGAGTCCCTCCAGATCAACGACCTGTAGTCGTTCACTGCAG TGCGGGAGTTGGTAGATCCGGAACGTTAATCTGCCTGGACCGTATTTTGCAACAAATCCAAACTTCGGATTACGTTGACATCTTTGGAATCGTTTATCTCATGAGGAAGGAGCGAGTTTGGATGGTACAAACCGAGCAACAGTACATTTGCATTCATCAGTGCTTGCTTACGGTATTGGAAGGCAAGGAGCTGACAACTTCCCCTAGAGAAATACACGAGAATCAAGGATTCGAAG ACATGGTGTGGCACTTGTTTAGCCAATGTAAAAAGCTGGTAATCTGTGGTTCTGGCAAGGGTACCGCCGGTGTTGCACCTATTCCCGATGGGAAAGGCAGATAG